From the genome of Eucalyptus grandis isolate ANBG69807.140 chromosome 2, ASM1654582v1, whole genome shotgun sequence, one region includes:
- the LOC104432236 gene encoding transcription factor MYB114, whose translation MPMAPTRSRYSKREANRGAWTPEEDQKLARVIETHGPRRWKLVAAKAGLNRCGKSCRLRWLNYLRPNIKRGNISDQEEDLILRLHRLLGNRWSLIAGRLPGRTDNEIKNYWNSHLSKKIKQKENQSKSPEQDQSQDLRNSAARMHSMAGNNGETSKRDEVMKTDFSRNEILDSFDEGPLNLEWMSRFLEMDESWFSFA comes from the exons ATGCCAATGGCACCAACAAGAAGTCGGTACTCAAAGAGAGAAGCTAACAGAGGAGCATGGACTccagaagaagaccaaaagctAGCTCGAGTGATAGAAACCCATGGCCCAAGAAGGTGGAAGCTTGTTGCAGCTAAAGCAG GCCTCAATAGATGTGGGAAGAGTTGCAGATTAAGATGGCTGAATTATCTTAGACCCAATATCAAGAGAGGCAATATCTCAGACCAAGAAGAGGACTTGATTCTCAGGCTTCACAGACTCCTCGGAAACAG GTGGTCCTTAATAGCTGGAAGGCTACCAGGTCGGACCGATAATGAGATCAAGAACTACTGGAACTCTCATTTGAGCAAAAAGATAAAGCAGAAGGAGAACCAAAGCAAATCCCCTGAGCAAGATCAGTCTCAGGACCTAAGGAATAGTGCTGCAAGGATGCATAGCATGGCGGGCAACAATGGAGAGACATCAAAGAGAGATGAAGTGATGAAAACTGACTTCTCTAGGAATGAAATCCTCGATAGCTTCGATGAGGGTCCTCTGAACTTGGAGTGGATGAGCAGATTCTTGGAAATGGATGAGAGTTGGTTTTCGTTTGCTTAA
- the LOC104432322 gene encoding uncharacterized protein LOC104432322 has protein sequence MATPINLNPLAHVSAAPPPPRSLRRRAAALAAAEAAPGPARKEPSRSPLSSPTPPEWRESRRSLSFSLLLAHLVAAPDHAIAGSFMDKYVKKKRLDPLEAYVPAVILSQLQIKDLEKTLDDEKPEFAACRSVLRSGPAASLRVNIRAVAQYASDGGNGKAASGDVDQCLRALEDLDSLLLRASRKEPDASVKAMKAKIGIAVDALDSLLQTVPQDVLDKGKAAADAYRIPRDMEPEIVDPEIKQLESIL, from the exons ATGGCGACGCCGATCAACCTCAACCCCCTCGCGCACGTTAGCGCGGCGCCTCCGCCGCCCCGCTCCCTCCGGCGGCGCGCGGCGGCgttggcggcggcggaggcggcgccgGGGCCGGCGCGGAAGGAGCCCTCCCGCTCGCCGTTGTCGTCCCCCACGCCGCCGGAGTGGCGGGAGAGCAGGCGGTcgctctccttctctctcctgcTCGCTCACCTGGTCGCTGCACCCGACC ATGCTATTGCAGGCAGCTTTATGGATAAATATGTAAAGAA AAAAAGGCTTGACCCGCTAGAGGCATATGTGCCTGCTGTGATATTAAGTCAGCTGCAGATTAAGGATTTAG AGAAAACTCTGGATGATGAGAAGCCCGAGTTTGCTGCGTGTCGATCAGTTTTACGCTCTGGCCCAGCAGCATCTCTTCGCGTTAACATTCGAGCG GTGGCACAGTATGCTTCAGATGGTGGGAATGGTAAAGCTGCTTCCGGTGATGTTGATCAATGTCTGAG AGCCTTGGAAGACCTTGATTCCTTGCTTCTGCGTGCATCAAGAAAAGAACCAGACGCCTCAGTAAAAGCCATGAAAGCCAAAATAGGAATTGCAGTTGATGCGCTGGATAG CCTCCTCCAGACTGTTCCCCAAGACGTGTTGGACAAAGGAAAGGCTGCAGCAGATGCATATAGGATACCAAGAGACATGGAACCAGAAATAGTAGACCCCGAAATCAAGCAGTTGGAATCAATCTTGTGA
- the LOC104432235 gene encoding cytochrome P450 CYP72A219 yields the protein MYCVGKVYYVYWHRPKTLEKHLRNQGLQGTSYSPFHDDLKQMSRFTEEAWPDPEPAASLDHRIVQRVRPLLQQMVHKYGKVCLSWIETRPSLIVADPELIKVVLADKNGHFVKPPSNPLVDLLQLGVSTLEGEKWAKRRKLITPAFHFEKLKGMIPAFSMSCCDLMDRLKELTNSQGSCEVDVATELQNLTADIISRSAFGSSYEEGKKIFELQKEQAVLVLEAYFSLYLPGFSLLPTKKNKRRYYLDQQIKSMIRTIIRQKEKVMQNGESCNDLLGLLLQCRGAENDMTIEDVVEECKLFYFAGQETTANWLTWTMVVLSMHPEWQEKAREEVLQVCGDRIPDIDEINHLKIVSMILQEVMRLYPPVTALYRHTCKNTTLGGMSIPAGVDILLPTLLLHFDPKLWGDDADEFRPERFANGISNASKHQLAFYPFGWGPRICLGQNFSTIEAKMALAMILQNFEFQLSPAYVHAPHTVITLQPQHGAPMILRRVQPLRSS from the exons ATGTATTGCGTGGGGAAAGTATACTATGTTTATTGGCATAGACCCAAGACTCTGGAGAAGCACTTGAGAAATCAAGGTCTCCAAGGCACTTCCTACAGTCCCTTCCATGATGACCTGAAGCAGATGTCGAGGTTCACCGAAGAAGCCTGGCCTGACCCTGAGCCTGCTGCAAGTCTTGATCATCGGATTGTGCAGCGCGTGAGGCCATTACTTCAGCAAATGGTCCACAAGTATG GTAAAGTATGTTTGAGTTGGATTGAAACAAGACCAAGTCTGATAGTGGCAGACCCGGAGCTCATCAAGGTGGTGCTAGCAGACAAGAATGGCCACTTTGTGAAACCTCCTTCCAACCCTCTAGTCGATCTTCTACAGCTTGGTGTGTCCACTTTGGAAGGAGAAAAATGGGCCAAACGTAGGAAATTGATCACACCAGCTTTCCACTTTGAGAAGTTGAAg GGGATGATACCAGCTTTTTCCATGAGCTGTTGCGACCTTATGGATCGACTCAAGGAGTTGACCAACTCTCAAGGATCGTGTGAAGTTGATGTTGCAACTGAACTGCAAAACCTCACAGCTGACATTATCTCCCGATCTGCCTTCGGGAGCAGCTATGAAGAAGGCAAGAAGATATTTGAGCTTCAGAAGGAACAAGCTGTCCTGGTTCTTGAAGCTTATTTTAGCCTATACTTGCCTGGTTTCAG CTTGCTACCgacaaagaagaacaagagaagATACTATCTAGACCAACAGATCAAATCAATGATACGGACAATAATCAGACAGAAAGAGAAGGTGATGCAGAATGGAGAATCATGTAATGATTTACTTGGCTTGCTACTGCAATGCAGAGGAGCTGAAAATGACATGACAATCGAAGATGTCGTAGAGGAATGCAAGTTGTTCTACTTCGCAGGCCAAGAGACAACAGCTAACTGGCTCACTTGGACAATGGTCGTCCTGTCGATGCACCCCGAGTGGCaagagaaagcaagagaggAGGTGTTGCAGGTTTGTGGGGACCGCATTCCCGATATCGATGAGATTAATCACCTAAAAATT GTATCGATGATATTACAAGAAGTCATGAGACTATATCCGCCTGTGACTGCCCTTTACCGACACACTTGCAAAAATACTACTTTAGGTGGAATGTCAATCCCAGCTGGAGTGGACATCCTCCTTCCGACTCTGCTGCTTCATTTTGATCCCAAACTTTGGGGCGACGATGCAGATGAATTTAGACCAGAGAGATTTGCCAACGGCATTTCGAATGCTTCAAAGCATCAGTTGGCATTCTATCCATTTGGGTGGGGACCCAGAATATGCCTAGGGCAGAACTTCTCGACAATCGAAGCGAAGATGGCCCTAGCAATGATATTGCAGAATTTTGAGTTTCAGCTATCTCCTGCTTATGTCCACGCCCCACATACCGTCATTACTCTCCAGCCACAGCATGGAGCTCCAATGATACTGCGCCGGGTTCAACCTTTAAGGTCGTCGTGA